A window of Punica granatum isolate Tunisia-2019 chromosome 8, ASM765513v2, whole genome shotgun sequence genomic DNA:
CAAGAGCGGCGTGTAAGTCAATGATTGGGACTCGTCGATGTTTGGGAGGAGATTGTATGGTCCATCCCCGAAGAAAATGACCCCACTTGAGGTGGCCGAGGACGGGAGGCAGATGGCGAACTTCCTAGGGAAGCCAAAGGCAGATGAGAGCTGAGCCGGCAATGCGATATTGGTGCTACCAAGTGGCACCATGCCAGTAACTCCGCTGGCAAGCCGCTCCAGTTGGAGATCATAGCCGCAAACGAATAGGAACTGAGGCACGCTCACCATCCTTCCCGGGTTTGAACCATCAGTCGAGGGCAACGAGAGAACATCCGAGCCGAGGTCACCGTTAAAGTCAACCCGGGTGACAGTTTCTTCCCCGCTGAGGACACAGGTGTTGTTATTGCACCCTGGTGCAGGAGATCCATTGCACCCGCCGCAGTAACTATGTGTGCCGAGAGCACATTGAGCGGATCCGCACCGAGATGGGCGGAAGGTTGAGGAGATGTATTTTGGTTTGTCGCATGCGACCCAAAAGTGCCGGCCCCCGAGGTCGACCACGAGGCTCAGCGGCACTGGTGGAGTCCTCTGGTGGATACGGGTAAGGTACTGGGAGGTCCGACCGTCCTTTGCGACAGGGAGGACAAGGGCTTTGGGCCGGAAAGATTGTTGGGCGAGAGACGACAAGAGGAAGACGAACAGAAGGGAAAAGATGAAGAGAACATTATGTGAGTTAACAGAAGGAGAGGCCATGGCCATTTTCGATCAGATCGGTGGGTGAAGTTAAGTTGCAGAAGAGTGTGTAAGGACaagtttaatttatataaaatgttCATGGCCAAGTTGGGGAGAGGGAAGGAGCCATTGCAAGTGGCTGAAGTTAAGACTGTCAAAGCTGGCAGCTTCCGTACAGTCAAGGCTGGCTGCTTCCGTACAGTCAAGGCTAGCTGCTTTCTCCTATATGGTTGTGCGTGAAGATTATTCAACGACCACTCCCACGCGGCATGAATAATTCgagattttaattagtttgatGAATTACTTAGGAGTCATTTGGTTCGGTATTGTTAGATTACTGGAAATTTATAattgtaaagaaaattttaaccGTAGAATCATTTTCCTAGTACTATAGGAAGGATTGTGAGACTGTTATATTAAGTGTAgtgaattattgaaaaattgagTAATCATGTAATATTAGTTTATAAAAAtccatattaatttatatactgGTGTTAACTTGTGGGATCCACCATGGTATTGTTAAAATACGATGTGCCAAGAAGGGAAAGTTTTTCACACCTATTACCTTAAAGTTTTTACCACCCTGGGTTAAACCTTTCCACCTATACATGTGATAATAGGTGGGAAGTCCGGACCCAAGTTAGAGAATAAAAGACGGATAGGACTATTTCCACCCCTTGAATGGCTAATCCACCCCTTTTTCTGTTCATCTTACGAAAATACCCACAATACTTATTAATTACAATAGGTAATATGGATAAAGACTCCTTAAATCACTCTCTAAATTTTCATATCTTCAATTCTTAACTAATGAATACAACTTACTTTCCATTTCAACAA
This region includes:
- the LOC116187130 gene encoding probable aspartic proteinase GIP2, which translates into the protein MAMASPSVNSHNVLFIFSLLFVFLLSSLAQQSFRPKALVLPVAKDGRTSQYLTRIHQRTPPVPLSLVVDLGGRHFWVACDKPKYISSTFRPSRCGSAQCALGTHSYCGGCNGSPAPGCNNNTCVLSGEETVTRVDFNGDLGSDVLSLPSTDGSNPGRMVSVPQFLFVCGYDLQLERLASGVTGMVPLGSTNIALPAQLSSAFGFPRKFAICLPSSATSSGVIFFGDGPYNLLPNIDESQSLTYTPLLSNPISTSAAAFVGEPSYEYFIGVKSITVGDKLLSLNSTLLTIKSNGLGGTKLSTVNRYTVLETSIFAAFTKAFISEAAARNITRVGAVRPFEVCFSSKNIPGTRVGPVVPHIYLTLQNKDTIWTITGSNSMVQINNDVLCLGVVDGGPYVQTAIVIGGYQLENNLIQFDLARSRVGFSNTLLGRQTTCGNFNFTSTA